In one window of Tripterygium wilfordii isolate XIE 37 chromosome 1, ASM1340144v1, whole genome shotgun sequence DNA:
- the LOC119996490 gene encoding GDSL esterase/lipase At1g29670-like: MECMYWLVYLLVLVFPNLGDGVHGVQQVPCYFIFGDSLADNGNNNVLNTLGKANYPPYGIDFPDGPTGRFCNGRTVVDIIAELLGFDEYIASFKTVEGSQILQGVNYGSGSAGIRDETGDMLGAQISLNEQLQNHQITISKMVNLLGNQRQAAEHLNKCLYSVGMGTNDYTNNYFVPQYYSTSTQYTPQQFADVLTQQYSQQLRTLYNHGARKVALFGLGYIGCTPRATKTYGTINGSSCVDRLNDAALLFNDKLKSLVDQLNSDLTDARFLYINSMDISSRTMNSFPGSNRTTITCCQVNKSGLCDPFKTPCPDRNSYLFWDAFHNTEASNVITARESYTQIKSIV; this comes from the exons atgGAGTGTATGTATTGGCTAGTCTATCTTCTTGTGCTGGTGTTTCCAAACTTGGGAGATGGTGTTCATGGAGTGCAACAAGTGCCTTGTTATTTCATTTTTGGAGACTCTCTAGCCGATAATGGCAATAACAACGTCCTCAACACATTAGGCAAGGCCAATTATCCACCTTATGGGATCGATTTCCCCGATGGACCGACGGGCAGGTTTTGCAATGGTCGAACCGTGGTCGATATAATTG CTGAACTTCTGGGATTTGATGAATATATTGCATCATTCAAAACCGTTGAAGGATCTCAGATTCTACAAGGCGTAAACTATGGATCTGGTTCAGCTGGTATTCGCGACGAAACTGGAGATATGTTG GGTGCTCAGATCAGCCTAAACGAGCAATTACAAAACCACCAAATTACCATATCAAAGATGGTCAATTTACTGGGAAATCAGAGACAAGCTGCAGAGCACCTAAACAAGTGTTTATATTCAGTTGGAATGGGCACTAATGATTACACAAACAACTATTTTGTGCCACAATATTACAGCACAAGCACACAATACACACCACAGCAGTTTGCAGATGTTCTTACCCAACAATATTCACAGCAACTAAGGACTTTATACAATCATGGAGCAAGGAAGGTTGCTTTGTTTGGATTGGGATACATAGGCTGCACACCACGTGCAACTAAGACTTATGGCACCATCAATGGCTCTTCCTGCGTCGACAGATTGAACGACGCAGCGCTGCTTTTCAACGACAAACTCAAATCGCTTGTAGATCAGCTCAACAGTGATCTTACTGATGCAAGGTTTCTGTATATCAACTCTATGGATATCTCGTCGCGAACGATGAATTCTTTCCCAG GTTCTAATCGAACGACGATTACGTGCTGTCAAGTAAATAAATCTGGTCTATGTGATCCTTTCAAAACTCCATGCCCTGATAGGAACTCGTATTTGTTCTGGGATGCATTTCATAATACTGAAGCTTCAAATGTCATTACTGCTAGGGAATCATACACTCAAATCAAGTCAATAGTCTAA